A stretch of Janibacter endophyticus DNA encodes these proteins:
- a CDS encoding NADH-quinone oxidoreductase subunit C: MSDQTPTPAAPEPEGVHPVGEGLGGTANKGFPSTAGLTGENLPVEYRNVRPADAGDAADQGTDPVVVGHRKGMFGASKGGDTSGYGGLESPILFPGEAQRPYGSYFDDVVDTLADATGGSLLSSVVVDKGELTMHVDPEHLVQVMQTLRDDPRLRFEMCVSVSGVHYPDQTGKELHAVYHLLSITHGGRRVRVEVAVPDGDARIPSVVGVYPAADWHERETWDMFGIVFTDRHDLTRILMPDDWPGHPQRKDYPLGGVPVEYKGGTVPPPDQRRSYS, translated from the coding sequence ATGAGCGACCAGACCCCCACGCCCGCGGCTCCCGAGCCGGAGGGTGTCCACCCCGTCGGTGAGGGCCTCGGCGGCACCGCCAACAAGGGCTTCCCGTCCACCGCGGGTCTCACCGGTGAGAACCTCCCGGTCGAGTACCGCAACGTCCGCCCGGCAGACGCCGGCGACGCCGCCGACCAGGGGACCGACCCGGTCGTCGTCGGTCACCGCAAGGGTATGTTCGGCGCCTCCAAGGGCGGCGACACCAGCGGCTACGGCGGGCTGGAGTCGCCGATCCTCTTCCCGGGCGAGGCCCAGCGGCCCTACGGCAGCTACTTCGACGACGTCGTCGACACCCTCGCCGACGCCACGGGCGGCTCGCTGCTGAGCAGCGTCGTGGTCGACAAGGGCGAGCTGACGATGCACGTCGACCCCGAGCACCTCGTCCAGGTCATGCAGACCCTGCGCGACGACCCGCGGCTGCGCTTCGAGATGTGCGTCTCGGTCTCCGGGGTCCACTACCCCGACCAGACCGGCAAGGAGCTGCACGCCGTCTACCACCTGCTCTCGATCACCCACGGCGGTCGCCGCGTGCGGGTCGAGGTCGCGGTGCCCGACGGTGACGCCCGCATCCCGAGCGTCGTCGGCGTCTACCCGGCCGCTGACTGGCACGAGCGCGAGACCTGGGACATGTTCGGCATCGTCTTCACCGACCGCCACGACCTGACCCGGATCCTCATGCCGGACGACTGGCCGGGCCACCCCCAGCGCAAGGACTACCCCCTCGGCGGCGTACCCGTCGAGTACAAGGGCGGCACCGTCCCGCCGCCGGACCAGCGGAGGTCGTACAGCTGA
- a CDS encoding thioesterase family protein: MSKRMAVAEARTLPAAMSLIVPDTYADANGHMNIVHHMQVHNDAGWRYVERFGLGERHAREGSAASFDVQHHINYLAEVVVGDKLTVHVRLLQRTTKALHLVQVIVDDTTDVVANTLEIISLGVDLATRRVAPFPPHVTEALDAQLALDQALDWEFLGSSDMGLRA; encoded by the coding sequence ATGAGCAAGCGGATGGCGGTCGCAGAGGCGCGGACCTTGCCTGCTGCGATGTCGTTGATCGTGCCGGACACGTACGCCGACGCCAACGGCCACATGAACATCGTCCATCACATGCAGGTCCACAATGACGCCGGCTGGCGCTACGTCGAGCGGTTCGGTCTGGGGGAGCGTCATGCCCGTGAGGGCAGCGCGGCCTCCTTCGACGTCCAGCATCACATCAATTACCTCGCCGAGGTCGTGGTCGGGGACAAATTGACGGTTCATGTGAGGCTCCTTCAACGAACGACGAAGGCCCTGCACCTAGTCCAGGTGATCGTCGACGACACCACCGACGTAGTGGCCAACACTCTCGAGATCATCAGTCTGGGAGTCGACCTGGCGACCCGACGCGTTGCGCCCTTCCCGCCCCACGTCACCGAGGCTCTCGATGCCCAGCTGGCACTTGATCAGGCGCTGGACTGGGAGTTCCTAGGCAGTTCTGACATGGGCTTGCGGGCCTGA
- a CDS encoding isochorismate synthase — MTTLDPGPEQLDGTGDPAPGTAHLVSRTVRVPAAEVADLLALLPAGDPGRIVSWVRRGEGLVGWGEVASFATTGADRFEQAQQWWLGTTADAEIDDEVGVPGTGPVCFGSMAYSRRSATPSRLVVPEVVVGRRGDDAWVTTTRRAGGPPFALPTLEPTPSPEAPGSIRFSDGELSPTSWAGIVEEAVDRISAGDLDKVVLARSLDAESDTPVDPRWVLRRLAEDYDTTWVFAVAGLVGATPEMLVRLERGLVTSRVLAGTIRRTGDDGHDLALAGSLARSSKDLEEHEYAVRSVADALAEHTSSMNVPEAPFVLHLNNVMHLATDVAGVVNDTSTSLALAASLHPSAAVCGTPTPLADDLIAELEQMDRGRYAGPVGWMGVGGDGEWCIALRCGMLTSPTTLRLYAGCGIVAGSDAASEVAESDAKFLPMREALAPRT, encoded by the coding sequence ATGACCACCCTCGACCCTGGCCCCGAGCAGCTCGACGGCACCGGCGACCCCGCGCCGGGGACGGCCCACCTCGTCTCCCGCACCGTGCGCGTCCCCGCCGCCGAGGTCGCCGACCTCCTCGCCCTGCTGCCGGCCGGCGACCCCGGGCGGATCGTCTCGTGGGTCCGCCGCGGCGAGGGGCTCGTCGGGTGGGGCGAGGTCGCCTCCTTCGCGACGACCGGCGCCGACCGCTTCGAGCAGGCCCAGCAGTGGTGGCTCGGCACGACCGCCGACGCCGAGATCGACGACGAGGTCGGGGTGCCCGGCACCGGCCCGGTCTGCTTCGGCTCGATGGCCTACTCCCGCCGCTCGGCCACCCCGTCGCGTCTCGTCGTCCCGGAGGTCGTCGTCGGACGACGGGGGGACGACGCCTGGGTGACGACGACCCGGCGGGCCGGCGGCCCCCCCTTCGCCCTGCCGACGCTCGAGCCGACCCCCTCCCCCGAGGCGCCCGGATCGATCCGCTTCAGCGACGGCGAGCTCTCACCGACGTCCTGGGCCGGCATCGTCGAGGAGGCCGTCGACCGGATCTCCGCCGGCGACCTCGACAAGGTCGTCCTCGCCCGCAGCCTCGACGCCGAGTCCGACACCCCCGTCGACCCCCGGTGGGTGCTGCGCCGGCTCGCCGAGGACTACGACACCACCTGGGTCTTCGCCGTCGCCGGTCTCGTCGGCGCCACCCCCGAGATGCTCGTCCGGCTCGAGCGGGGCCTCGTGACCTCCCGCGTCCTCGCCGGCACGATCCGCCGCACCGGCGACGACGGGCACGACCTGGCGCTGGCCGGCTCGCTGGCCCGCAGCAGCAAGGACCTCGAGGAGCACGAGTACGCCGTGCGCTCCGTCGCCGACGCCCTCGCCGAGCACACCTCGTCGATGAACGTTCCGGAGGCCCCCTTCGTGCTCCACCTCAACAACGTCATGCACCTCGCGACCGACGTCGCCGGGGTCGTCAACGACACCTCGACCTCGCTGGCCCTCGCCGCCTCGCTCCACCCCTCCGCCGCCGTCTGCGGCACCCCGACGCCGCTCGCCGACGACCTCATCGCCGAGCTCGAGCAGATGGACCGCGGTCGCTACGCCGGGCCCGTCGGGTGGATGGGCGTCGGCGGCGACGGCGAGTGGTGCATCGCCCTGCGCTGCGGCATGCTCACCTCGCCGACGACGCTGCGCCTCTACGCCGGCTGCGGCATCGTCGCTGGCTCCGACGCCGCGAGCGAGGTCGCCGAGAGCGACGCGAAGTTCCTCCCGATGCGCGAGGCCCTCGCCCCGCGCACCTGA
- the menD gene encoding 2-succinyl-5-enolpyruvyl-6-hydroxy-3-cyclohexene-1-carboxylic-acid synthase, whose translation MPSEQPPSVVAARALLEELVRLGLRHVVLAPGSRSAPLAYAAEALDRAGRLTLHVRIDERSAAFLAVGLAKTTRVPAAVVTTSGTAVANLHPAVLEADHGQVPLILLTADRPPELRGVGANQATEQVGIFAPGRCRLVVDLETPATDRLEQQVRAVRTTAARATAAATGALGGAPGPVHLNLPYRDPLAPVLDGSDPAVTEDEGGSARLVALPAPASVVPAPVTPAAGSPGHTAIPDDEGTLVVLGDLPTAEHRRAAFAWAAHHALPVLAEPGAPPAPEHAHVVVPYGTLALRAETWLEAHRPRRVVVVGRPTLGRAVPALVRQTDEVHLVTDRADWADPTHAAATVHPFAALAVTEGSRATPTSWLDAWQQLGRRLEQTVTDHLRAGSRSVGGVDVVRAVDVALPEGARVLLGSSSVARDHHLGLARPRADVDVVTSRGLAGIDGCVSTAAGLALADPGTPTYALVGDLTFLHDSGALVLGPDEPRPDLTVVVLDDRGGSIFATLEYGEAGREAPFGRVFATPTTTDLVALARAHGWQAERAEDLEDLRQTVAAAPSGPRVVVVPLDLAQRRGQQLALTDAVSGL comes from the coding sequence GTGCCCAGCGAGCAGCCGCCCTCCGTCGTCGCCGCCCGAGCCCTCCTCGAGGAGCTCGTCCGGCTCGGGCTGCGCCACGTCGTGCTCGCGCCCGGCTCCCGGTCCGCGCCGCTCGCCTACGCAGCCGAGGCGCTGGACCGCGCCGGCCGGCTCACCCTGCACGTGCGGATCGACGAGCGGTCGGCCGCCTTCCTCGCCGTCGGGCTGGCCAAGACGACCCGGGTGCCCGCCGCCGTCGTCACGACGAGCGGCACCGCCGTCGCGAACCTCCACCCGGCCGTCCTCGAGGCCGACCACGGGCAGGTCCCGCTGATCCTCCTCACGGCCGACCGGCCACCCGAGCTGCGCGGGGTCGGGGCCAACCAGGCCACGGAGCAGGTCGGGATCTTCGCCCCCGGTCGGTGCCGGCTCGTCGTCGACCTCGAGACCCCGGCGACGGACCGCCTCGAGCAGCAGGTCCGGGCCGTGCGGACCACCGCTGCCCGCGCCACCGCGGCGGCCACCGGTGCGCTCGGCGGCGCCCCTGGCCCGGTCCACCTCAACCTCCCGTACCGAGACCCCCTCGCCCCGGTCCTCGACGGCTCGGACCCTGCGGTGACGGAGGACGAAGGGGGATCCGCCCGCCTCGTCGCGCTGCCGGCACCGGCCTCCGTCGTCCCGGCACCCGTCACCCCGGCCGCCGGGTCGCCGGGGCACACCGCGATCCCGGATGACGAGGGCACCCTCGTCGTCCTCGGTGACCTGCCGACGGCCGAGCACCGGCGTGCCGCCTTCGCCTGGGCTGCCCACCACGCGCTGCCCGTCCTCGCGGAGCCCGGCGCCCCACCGGCGCCGGAGCACGCCCACGTCGTCGTGCCCTACGGCACTCTCGCGCTGCGCGCGGAGACCTGGCTGGAGGCCCATCGACCCCGGCGGGTCGTCGTCGTCGGGCGGCCGACCCTCGGCCGGGCCGTCCCCGCTCTCGTCCGGCAGACGGACGAGGTCCACCTCGTGACCGACCGCGCCGACTGGGCCGACCCGACCCATGCCGCGGCGACGGTCCACCCCTTCGCCGCCCTCGCGGTCACCGAGGGGTCGCGCGCGACGCCGACCTCCTGGCTCGACGCCTGGCAGCAGCTCGGCCGGCGCCTCGAGCAGACGGTCACCGACCACCTCCGCGCCGGCAGCCGCAGCGTCGGCGGGGTCGATGTCGTCCGCGCCGTGGACGTCGCGCTCCCCGAGGGCGCCCGGGTCCTCCTCGGCAGCAGCAGCGTCGCCCGCGACCACCACCTGGGCCTGGCTCGCCCACGGGCCGACGTCGACGTCGTGACGAGCCGCGGTCTGGCCGGCATCGACGGATGCGTCTCCACCGCGGCCGGCCTCGCCCTCGCCGACCCCGGGACCCCGACGTACGCGCTCGTCGGGGACCTCACCTTCCTCCACGACTCCGGCGCCCTCGTTCTCGGCCCCGACGAGCCCCGCCCCGACCTCACCGTCGTCGTGCTCGACGACCGGGGCGGCAGCATCTTCGCCACCCTCGAGTACGGCGAGGCGGGACGCGAGGCGCCCTTCGGCCGGGTCTTCGCCACCCCGACGACCACCGACCTCGTCGCGCTCGCGCGCGCCCACGGGTGGCAGGCCGAGCGTGCGGAGGACCTCGAGGACCTCCGCCAGACCGTCGCTGCAGCCCCGTCCGGACCTCGGGTCGTCGTCGTCCCCCTCGACCTCGCCCAGCGCCGCGGCCAGCAGCTCGCACTCACCGATGCCGTGAGCGGTCTGTAG
- a CDS encoding DUF2200 domain-containing protein, whose translation MHRIFTTSVADVYPHYVTKAERKGRTQAEVDEVIRWLTGLDQAELEQHLADGTTFADFFAAAELNPAVSLITGSVCGVKVQEVEDPLMRQIRYLDKLVDELAKGRPMEKILRA comes from the coding sequence ATGCACCGGATCTTCACGACGAGCGTGGCCGACGTCTACCCGCACTACGTGACGAAGGCGGAGCGGAAGGGACGCACGCAGGCCGAGGTCGACGAGGTCATCCGCTGGCTCACCGGGCTCGACCAGGCCGAGCTCGAGCAGCACCTCGCGGACGGGACAACCTTCGCGGACTTCTTCGCCGCGGCCGAGCTCAACCCGGCCGTCTCGCTCATCACCGGGTCGGTGTGCGGGGTCAAGGTCCAGGAGGTCGAGGACCCCCTGATGCGCCAGATCCGCTACCTCGACAAGCTCGTCGACGAGCTCGCCAAGGGCCGGCCGATGGAGAAGATCCTCCGCGCCTGA
- a CDS encoding NADH-quinone oxidoreductase subunit A — MNPYLPLGILMALGLGFALLSVGTSLVVGPARYNAAKSEAYECGIQPTPQAAEGGRFPVKYYITAMLFVIFDIEALFLFPFAVAFDQLGLFTLMAVVLFLLNSFFVADAYVWRRGGFEWD; from the coding sequence GTGAACCCGTATCTCCCGCTCGGCATCCTCATGGCCCTGGGCCTTGGCTTCGCCCTCCTGTCCGTCGGCACGAGCCTGGTCGTCGGGCCCGCGCGGTACAACGCCGCGAAGTCCGAGGCCTACGAGTGCGGCATCCAGCCGACGCCCCAGGCGGCCGAGGGAGGTCGCTTCCCGGTGAAGTACTACATCACCGCGATGCTCTTCGTGATCTTCGACATCGAGGCGCTCTTCCTCTTCCCCTTCGCGGTCGCCTTCGACCAGCTCGGTCTCTTCACGCTGATGGCCGTCGTCCTCTTCCTCCTCAACTCGTTCTTCGTCGCGGACGCCTACGTGTGGCGTCGCGGCGGGTTCGAGTGGGACTGA
- a CDS encoding o-succinylbenzoate synthase, whose translation MSVRPSLDDLLDGLRVVSIPLRVRFRGVEHREAALIHGPKGWGEFAPFLEYEPAEASRWLAAAIEAAHVGWPDPLRAEIPCNATVPAVTAAEVPQVIARFDGCRAAKVKVAERGQSLADDVERVAAVRDVMGQGGAVRLDANGGWSVDQAVDAITRLAPFGLEYVEQPCATVEELRAVRTALQRNGIDVPIAADESIRKAEDPLRVAREGAADLVVVKVAPLGGVARALEVVAECGLPAVVSSALDTSVGIRAGVALAAALPELPHACGLGTVGLLAGDVTTEPLVPVGGDVPVRPVDVDETLLDEHAAPEDRQDWWRDRVRAAWARL comes from the coding sequence GTGAGCGTGCGCCCCTCCCTCGACGACCTCCTCGACGGCCTGCGGGTCGTCTCGATCCCCCTTCGGGTCCGGTTCCGAGGCGTCGAGCACCGCGAGGCCGCGCTGATCCACGGGCCGAAGGGGTGGGGCGAGTTCGCGCCCTTCCTCGAGTACGAGCCGGCCGAGGCGAGCCGCTGGCTCGCGGCCGCGATCGAGGCCGCCCACGTCGGCTGGCCGGACCCCCTTCGTGCCGAGATCCCGTGCAACGCGACGGTCCCCGCCGTCACCGCCGCCGAGGTCCCGCAGGTCATCGCCCGCTTCGACGGGTGCCGGGCGGCGAAGGTCAAGGTGGCCGAGCGCGGCCAGTCCCTCGCCGACGACGTCGAGCGGGTCGCCGCCGTCCGTGACGTCATGGGCCAAGGGGGAGCCGTCCGCCTCGACGCGAACGGCGGCTGGTCCGTCGACCAGGCCGTCGACGCCATCACCCGGCTCGCCCCCTTCGGCCTGGAGTACGTCGAGCAGCCCTGCGCGACCGTGGAGGAGCTGCGGGCCGTGCGGACGGCCTTGCAGCGCAACGGGATCGACGTGCCCATCGCTGCCGACGAGTCGATCCGCAAGGCTGAGGACCCCCTCCGCGTCGCCCGCGAGGGAGCCGCCGACCTCGTCGTCGTCAAGGTCGCCCCGCTCGGCGGTGTCGCCCGGGCCCTCGAGGTGGTCGCCGAGTGCGGCCTGCCTGCCGTCGTCTCCTCGGCGCTCGACACCAGCGTGGGCATCCGGGCCGGGGTCGCGCTCGCGGCGGCGTTGCCCGAGCTGCCCCACGCCTGCGGGCTGGGCACCGTCGGGCTGCTCGCCGGCGACGTCACGACCGAGCCGCTCGTCCCCGTGGGCGGGGACGTGCCGGTGCGGCCCGTCGACGTCGACGAGACGCTGCTCGACGAGCACGCGGCCCCCGAGGACCGGCAGGACTGGTGGCGGGACCGGGTCCGCGCCGCGTGGGCGCGGCTCTGA
- a CDS encoding VOC family protein yields MPLRWYTTVIDCHDIAAQARWWAETLDWQIVFEDDDEVAVIPRDMSEDVVEDLGTWMSSRTGLVFVPVAEGKSVKNRLHIDLAPHRTQDRDAEIAALEARGATRVDVGQSEDVTWTVLADPEGNEFCVLSSRDR; encoded by the coding sequence ATGCCTCTGCGCTGGTACACCACGGTCATCGACTGCCACGACATCGCCGCCCAGGCGCGGTGGTGGGCCGAGACCCTCGACTGGCAGATCGTCTTCGAGGACGACGACGAGGTCGCCGTCATCCCCCGGGACATGAGCGAGGACGTCGTCGAGGACCTCGGCACGTGGATGAGCTCGCGGACCGGGCTGGTCTTCGTCCCCGTCGCGGAGGGCAAGAGCGTCAAGAACCGCCTGCACATCGACCTCGCCCCCCACCGCACCCAGGACCGGGACGCCGAGATCGCGGCCCTGGAGGCCCGGGGCGCGACGAGGGTCGACGTGGGTCAGTCCGAGGACGTCACGTGGACGGTGCTCGCCGACCCCGAGGGCAACGAGTTCTGCGTCCTCTCCAGCCGCGACCGGTGA
- a CDS encoding MFS transporter, which produces MPVSPAPTEGILGSTYRASTIGAFTLIVIAAFEALAVTTVMPTISRELDGVSLYALSFSAPLASGVIGMVAAGQWSDRHGPRRALEVAIVVFSLGLLVCGLAPTMEVFVGGRLLQGLGSGGLIAALYVVVGEVYPSALQPSVFASFAAAWVLPALFGPALAALVADAVGWRWVFLSVIVLVGVATIFVVPALRMLRPREALAGPPDPAVERRSRSRMLLWAVVAASAALALDLIGSLEGAQAALVVVPLVALVVALRPLLPGGTLLGRRGLPSVIGTRGLLSASFFCSESYIVFVLQEQWQLSAVRAGLALSVVGVVWALASQAQARLSTTLGHTAVMSIGSVLLLVGAVVLLVAVVADIHPVLAAAGYGIGGAGMGFAYPRTGVATLAASTDADRGFNSSAVTIADSLGGAVALSISGALFAVYHRGDGDPFVAVFALATVLAIGSVVVALRTEQPG; this is translated from the coding sequence GTGCCTGTCTCCCCCGCCCCGACCGAGGGGATCCTCGGCAGCACGTACCGGGCGAGCACGATCGGCGCCTTCACCCTCATCGTCATCGCCGCCTTCGAGGCGCTCGCCGTCACGACGGTCATGCCGACGATCAGCCGCGAGCTCGACGGGGTCTCGCTCTACGCCCTGAGCTTCTCCGCACCGCTGGCCTCCGGCGTCATCGGCATGGTCGCCGCCGGGCAGTGGAGCGACCGGCACGGACCGCGCCGCGCGCTCGAGGTGGCGATCGTCGTCTTCTCGCTCGGCCTGCTCGTGTGCGGGCTCGCGCCGACGATGGAGGTCTTCGTCGGCGGGCGGCTGCTCCAGGGCCTCGGCAGCGGCGGGCTGATCGCCGCGCTCTACGTTGTCGTGGGCGAGGTGTACCCGTCGGCGCTGCAACCCTCGGTCTTCGCGAGCTTCGCGGCGGCGTGGGTGCTGCCCGCACTCTTCGGCCCGGCGCTGGCGGCGCTGGTCGCCGACGCCGTCGGGTGGCGCTGGGTCTTCCTCTCCGTCATCGTGCTCGTCGGCGTCGCGACGATCTTCGTCGTCCCGGCGCTGCGGATGCTGCGGCCCAGAGAGGCACTGGCCGGCCCTCCGGACCCGGCTGTCGAGCGACGGTCACGGAGTCGCATGCTCCTGTGGGCAGTGGTCGCGGCGAGCGCCGCACTCGCCCTCGACCTCATCGGGTCGCTCGAGGGTGCCCAGGCCGCGCTCGTGGTGGTCCCGCTCGTCGCACTCGTCGTCGCGCTGCGCCCGTTGCTGCCCGGCGGCACCCTGCTCGGTCGTCGTGGGCTGCCCTCCGTCATCGGCACCCGCGGGCTGCTGTCGGCCTCGTTCTTCTGCTCGGAGTCGTACATCGTCTTCGTCCTGCAGGAGCAGTGGCAGCTCAGCGCGGTGCGGGCCGGGCTGGCGCTCTCGGTCGTCGGAGTCGTGTGGGCGCTCGCGAGCCAGGCCCAGGCCCGGCTGAGCACGACGCTCGGCCACACCGCGGTGATGTCGATCGGCTCCGTCCTGCTGCTCGTCGGCGCCGTCGTGCTGCTCGTGGCGGTCGTCGCGGACATCCACCCGGTGCTCGCGGCCGCCGGCTACGGCATCGGCGGGGCGGGCATGGGATTCGCCTACCCGCGCACCGGGGTCGCGACGCTGGCGGCATCGACGGACGCGGACCGGGGCTTCAACTCCTCCGCCGTGACGATCGCCGACTCCCTCGGCGGGGCGGTAGCCCTCTCGATCAGCGGGGCCCTCTTCGCGGTGTACCACCGGGGCGACGGGGACCCCTTCGTCGCGGTCTTCGCCCTCGCCACGGTGCTCGCCATCGGGTCCGTGGTCGTGGCGCTGCGGACAGAGCAGCCCGGCTGA
- a CDS encoding NuoB/complex I 20 kDa subunit family protein, whose amino-acid sequence MGLEEKLPAGIALTTLENVVGYMRKASIWPATFGLACCAIEMMAVGTPHYDLARFGMERFAATPRQADLMIVAGRVSQKMAPVVRQVYDQMANPKWVISMGVCASSGGMFNNYAIVQGVDHIIPVDIYLPGCPPRPEMLLNAIIELHGQIQGSKLGVNRVAAARAAEAAALRATPTELMPATHDHEGLVGRNLLA is encoded by the coding sequence ATGGGACTTGAGGAGAAGCTGCCTGCCGGCATCGCCCTGACGACGCTCGAGAACGTCGTCGGCTACATGCGCAAGGCCTCGATCTGGCCGGCCACCTTCGGCCTGGCCTGCTGCGCCATCGAGATGATGGCCGTCGGCACCCCGCACTACGACCTGGCCCGCTTCGGCATGGAGCGCTTCGCCGCGACCCCGCGCCAGGCCGACCTCATGATCGTCGCCGGCCGCGTGAGCCAGAAGATGGCCCCGGTCGTGCGCCAGGTCTACGACCAGATGGCCAACCCGAAGTGGGTCATCTCCATGGGCGTGTGCGCCAGCTCCGGCGGCATGTTCAACAACTACGCGATCGTCCAGGGCGTCGACCACATCATCCCGGTCGACATCTACCTGCCGGGCTGCCCGCCGCGGCCGGAGATGCTGCTCAACGCGATCATCGAGCTGCACGGCCAGATCCAGGGCAGCAAGCTCGGCGTCAACCGGGTCGCCGCGGCCCGCGCCGCCGAGGCGGCGGCGCTGCGCGCCACCCCGACCGAGCTCATGCCGGCCACGCACGACCACGAGGGTCTCGTCGGAAGGAACCTCCTCGCATGA
- a CDS encoding demethylmenaquinone methyltransferase, translating to MIRASLEKDPKDVASMFDDVAKRYDVTNDVLSLGQDRLWRKAVVEAVGARVGERVLDIAAGTATSSEPFVQAGVDVVPADFSLGMLREGRRRNPALALTAADAMRLPFADDTFDAVTMSFGLRNVADRHVALEEFLRVTRPGGRLVICEFSDPVVPGFGQIYKNYLMAALPRIARRISSNPDSYVYLAESIQAWPAQRELATDIAVAGWRDVAWSNLSAGIVALHRATKPAA from the coding sequence ATGATCCGTGCCTCCCTCGAGAAGGACCCCAAGGACGTCGCGTCGATGTTCGACGACGTCGCCAAGCGCTACGACGTGACCAACGACGTGCTCTCCCTCGGCCAGGACCGGCTGTGGCGCAAGGCCGTCGTCGAGGCCGTCGGGGCGCGGGTCGGGGAGCGGGTCCTCGACATCGCGGCCGGCACGGCGACCTCCAGCGAGCCCTTCGTCCAGGCGGGCGTCGACGTCGTCCCGGCCGACTTCTCCCTCGGGATGCTCCGCGAGGGCCGCCGACGCAACCCCGCGCTCGCCCTGACGGCCGCGGACGCCATGCGGCTCCCCTTCGCCGACGATACCTTCGACGCCGTGACGATGAGCTTCGGCCTGCGCAACGTCGCCGACCGGCACGTCGCGCTCGAGGAGTTCCTCCGGGTCACCAGGCCGGGCGGCCGGCTCGTCATCTGCGAGTTCAGCGACCCCGTCGTCCCCGGTTTCGGGCAGATCTACAAGAACTACCTCATGGCGGCGCTGCCGCGGATCGCCCGGCGGATCTCCTCCAACCCCGACTCCTACGTCTACCTCGCCGAGTCGATCCAGGCCTGGCCCGCGCAGCGCGAGCTCGCGACGGACATCGCCGTCGCCGGCTGGCGGGACGTCGCGTGGAGCAACCTCAGCGCCGGCATCGTCGCGCTGCACCGAGCGACGAAGCCCGCTGCTTAG
- a CDS encoding geranylgeranyl reductase family protein has protein sequence MTTPADATTARADATVVHADVVVVGAGPGGSATAAWLAKAGRDVVLLEKSAFPRDKICGDGLTPRAVRQLIELEVPTAETDGWARNKGLRIIGGGMRLQLDWPEVDSFPSYGMVRGREDLDEFLARHAERCGARLVERRNVTEPVLDDTGRIVGVVAKVMGDSGRATGERITYRAPVVVAADGVSSRLAVAMGREKREDRPMGVAVRAYYETPRHTDDYMESHLELWTKGESGQDILMPGYGWLFGVGDGRSNIGLGILNTSEAFGKTDYKDVMRRWVESMPQEWGISEATITGPIKSAALPMAFNRQPLYDNGLILVGDAGGMVNPFNGEGIDYALEAAFVAAEVIDEALRASSLVARDAVLQRYALRMKQMHGGYFRLGAEFAKLIGKPEIMRLATKYGLPRTTLMKFMLKLMANLPEERGGGLDDRIIHAMTRLAPSA, from the coding sequence GTGACCACCCCTGCTGACGCCACCACCGCGCGTGCCGACGCCACCGTCGTGCACGCGGACGTCGTCGTCGTCGGCGCCGGCCCCGGCGGCAGCGCCACGGCGGCCTGGCTGGCCAAGGCCGGCCGCGACGTCGTCCTCCTCGAGAAGTCGGCCTTCCCCCGCGACAAGATCTGCGGCGACGGCCTGACCCCGCGCGCGGTCCGCCAGCTCATCGAGCTCGAGGTCCCGACCGCGGAGACCGACGGCTGGGCGCGCAACAAGGGCCTGCGGATCATCGGCGGCGGCATGCGCCTCCAGCTCGACTGGCCCGAGGTCGACTCCTTCCCGAGCTACGGCATGGTCCGCGGCCGCGAGGACCTCGACGAGTTCCTCGCCCGTCACGCGGAGCGCTGCGGCGCCCGGCTCGTCGAGCGGCGCAACGTCACCGAGCCGGTCCTCGACGACACCGGCCGGATCGTCGGCGTCGTCGCCAAGGTCATGGGCGACAGCGGCCGCGCCACCGGCGAGCGGATCACCTACCGCGCACCCGTCGTCGTCGCCGCCGACGGCGTGAGCAGCCGCCTCGCCGTCGCGATGGGCCGCGAGAAGCGCGAGGACCGCCCCATGGGCGTCGCGGTCCGCGCCTACTACGAGACCCCCCGCCACACCGACGACTACATGGAGTCGCACCTCGAGCTGTGGACGAAGGGGGAGTCCGGCCAGGACATATTGATGCCCGGCTACGGCTGGCTCTTCGGCGTCGGCGACGGTCGCTCCAACATCGGCCTGGGCATCCTCAACACCTCCGAGGCCTTCGGCAAGACCGACTACAAGGACGTCATGCGTCGCTGGGTCGAGTCGATGCCGCAGGAGTGGGGCATCTCCGAGGCGACGATCACCGGCCCGATCAAGTCCGCGGCCCTGCCCATGGCATTCAACCGGCAGCCGCTCTACGACAACGGTCTGATCCTCGTCGGCGACGCCGGCGGCATGGTCAACCCCTTCAACGGCGAGGGCATCGACTACGCCCTCGAGGCGGCCTTCGTCGCGGCCGAGGTCATCGACGAGGCCCTGCGCGCGAGCAGCCTCGTCGCCCGTGACGCGGTGCTCCAGCGCTACGCCCTGCGGATGAAGCAGATGCACGGCGGCTACTTCCGCCTCGGTGCCGAGTTCGCCAAGCTCATCGGCAAGCCCGAGATCATGCGTCTGGCCACGAAGTACGGCCTGCCGCGGACCACCCTGATGAAGTTCATGCTCAAGCTCATGGCCAACCTCCCGGAGGAGCGCGGCGGGGGCCTCGACGACCGGATCATCCACGCGATGACACGACTCGCGCCGAGCGCCTGA